A stretch of the Ptiloglossa arizonensis isolate GNS036 chromosome 1, iyPtiAriz1_principal, whole genome shotgun sequence genome encodes the following:
- the Pick1 gene encoding protein interacting with PRKCA 1 isoform X2: MDYDDDFFFEEDKIPDVELVAQDQSLHQLLSSMTGMTITSGNVVIQKDSSNLIGISIGGGAPLCPCLYIVQIFDNTPAAIDGTLQSGDELVAVNGISVRGKTKVEVAKMIQSCDSQVSINYNKLHADPKQGRTLDIALKKVKHRLVEGMGSATADALGLSRAILCNDALVQRLMALQRTENLYRGLVSHAQSTLHAFFDLTQMYKVFGDTFAAIGVREPQPRASEAFRQFGEQHRQMEKFGVTMLKTLKPILNDLGTYLHKAIPDTRLTISKYADAKFEYLSYCLKVKELDDEEQSYAALQEPLYRVETGNYEYRLVLRCRQEARTKFAKLRSDVLVKLELLDNKHVQDVVWQLQKFAAGLGKYYSNTRDLLSAVTLFPVEVDLSHSAFQYKSTGPQMITDEEDIDEFEPEEKPNNEELLIDTQNFPLITSESNHM, from the exons ggGTATGACGATTACTTCTGGCAACGTTGTAATACAAAAAGACAGCAGTAATCTTATAGGCATAAGCATTGGAGGTGGAGCACCATTGTGTCCTTGCTTatatattgtacaaatttttgataACACACCTGCAGCAATAGATGGTACTTTGCAATCAGGAGATGAACTTGTAGCAGTAAATGGGATATCTGTCAGAGGAAAGACAAAAGTAGAAGTTGCAAAAATGATCCAATCTTGTGACTCTCAAGTCAGTAtcaattataataaactacatgcAGATCCTAAACAAGGTCGTACTCTCGATATAGCTCTAAAGAAG GTGAAACATAGATTAGTTGAAGGAATGGGAAGTGCAACAGCAGATGCACTTGGATTGTCACGTGCTATTCTTTGTAACGATGCACTTGTACAAAGATTAATGGCATTACAGCGCACTGAAAATTTATATAGAGGTCTAGTTTCTCATGCTCAATCTACTTTACATGCATTTTTTGACTTAACACAGatgtacaaag TATTTGGAGATACTTTTGCTGCAATAGGAGTGAGAGAACCACAACCGCGAGCTAGTGAAGCTTTCAGGCAGTTTGGTGAACAACATAGACAAATGGAAAAGTTTGGAGTAACAATGCTAAAAACTTTAAAACCCATATTGAACGACTTAGGCACATATCTTCATAAAGCTATTCCAGATACTCGATTAACTATTAGCAAGTATGCTGATGCAAAATTTGAGTACCTTTCATATTGCTTGAAAGTAAAAGAATTAGATGATGAAGAACAAAGTTATGCAGCACTACAAGAACCTCTTTATCGAGTGGAAACGGGCAATTACGAATATCGTTTAGTGTTAAGATGTCGACAAGAAGCTCGTACAAAATTTGCAAAACTTAGATCAGATGTGCTTGTAAAATTAGAGTTATTAGACAATAAACATGTTCAAGATGTTGTGTggcaactgcaaaaatttgcagCTGGTTtaggaaaatattattctaacACAAGAGATCTATTATCTGCTGTGACATTATTTCCTGTAGAGGTTGATTTATCACATTCCGCATTTCAATATAAATCTACTGGACCTCAAATGATAACTGATGAAGAAGACATAGATGAATTTGAACCTGAAGAAAAACCAAATAATGAAGAACTTCTTATAGATACACAAAACTTTCCACTTATAACATCAGAATCTAATCATATGTAG
- the Pick1 gene encoding protein interacting with PRKCA 1 isoform X3: protein MDYDDDFFFEEDKMGMTITSGNVVIQKDSSNLIGISIGGGAPLCPCLYIVQIFDNTPAAIDGTLQSGDELVAVNGISVRGKTKVEVAKMIQSCDSQVSINYNKLHADPKQGRTLDIALKKVKHRLVEGMGSATADALGLSRAILCNDALVQRLMALQRTENLYRGLVSHAQSTLHAFFDLTQMYKVFGDTFAAIGVREPQPRASEAFRQFGEQHRQMEKFGVTMLKTLKPILNDLGTYLHKAIPDTRLTISKYADAKFEYLSYCLKVKELDDEEQSYAALQEPLYRVETGNYEYRLVLRCRQEARTKFAKLRSDVLVKLELLDNKHVQDVVWQLQKFAAGLGKYYSNTRDLLSAVTLFPVEVDLSHSAFQYKSTGPQMITDEEDIDEFEPEEKPNNEELLIDTQNFPLITSESNHM, encoded by the exons ggGTATGACGATTACTTCTGGCAACGTTGTAATACAAAAAGACAGCAGTAATCTTATAGGCATAAGCATTGGAGGTGGAGCACCATTGTGTCCTTGCTTatatattgtacaaatttttgataACACACCTGCAGCAATAGATGGTACTTTGCAATCAGGAGATGAACTTGTAGCAGTAAATGGGATATCTGTCAGAGGAAAGACAAAAGTAGAAGTTGCAAAAATGATCCAATCTTGTGACTCTCAAGTCAGTAtcaattataataaactacatgcAGATCCTAAACAAGGTCGTACTCTCGATATAGCTCTAAAGAAG GTGAAACATAGATTAGTTGAAGGAATGGGAAGTGCAACAGCAGATGCACTTGGATTGTCACGTGCTATTCTTTGTAACGATGCACTTGTACAAAGATTAATGGCATTACAGCGCACTGAAAATTTATATAGAGGTCTAGTTTCTCATGCTCAATCTACTTTACATGCATTTTTTGACTTAACACAGatgtacaaag TATTTGGAGATACTTTTGCTGCAATAGGAGTGAGAGAACCACAACCGCGAGCTAGTGAAGCTTTCAGGCAGTTTGGTGAACAACATAGACAAATGGAAAAGTTTGGAGTAACAATGCTAAAAACTTTAAAACCCATATTGAACGACTTAGGCACATATCTTCATAAAGCTATTCCAGATACTCGATTAACTATTAGCAAGTATGCTGATGCAAAATTTGAGTACCTTTCATATTGCTTGAAAGTAAAAGAATTAGATGATGAAGAACAAAGTTATGCAGCACTACAAGAACCTCTTTATCGAGTGGAAACGGGCAATTACGAATATCGTTTAGTGTTAAGATGTCGACAAGAAGCTCGTACAAAATTTGCAAAACTTAGATCAGATGTGCTTGTAAAATTAGAGTTATTAGACAATAAACATGTTCAAGATGTTGTGTggcaactgcaaaaatttgcagCTGGTTtaggaaaatattattctaacACAAGAGATCTATTATCTGCTGTGACATTATTTCCTGTAGAGGTTGATTTATCACATTCCGCATTTCAATATAAATCTACTGGACCTCAAATGATAACTGATGAAGAAGACATAGATGAATTTGAACCTGAAGAAAAACCAAATAATGAAGAACTTCTTATAGATACACAAAACTTTCCACTTATAACATCAGAATCTAATCATATGTAG